The Toxoplasma gondii ME49 chromosome XII, whole genome shotgun sequence genome includes a region encoding these proteins:
- a CDS encoding transporter, major facilitator family protein (encoded by transcript TGME49_248840~Predicted trans-membrane domain (TMHMM2.0):256-279:299-322:325-348:392-415:439-462:474-497:506-529:540-563:634-657), translated as MERLPPSISASTRSSSPPASTVGVSRLSPDKRRMFNPRIDLPPVDPSDVSSLSSVSSFASPPRPVGRSLLPSSPANPNLTLFDDADDFSDSDEALPSSLPSRLTRPRCVSRCTYSARALSEMVLPPVTASPGASRFVLCTFFYSFLHGATDQLLPAAYKALEAQLHFSPTVLGSASSLARLAHAFCCPLWGVAVDALSGPAFGRGDARLSASRTAPAFADPDASDGRDGTELILRVSCVGWGVCTLLLALLTHEWQLMPLMLASGVLMAVLGPVSQKILGELVSSEKRGTAFGNMSFFQSTGRMLAVMLTTGLSAMVFSGVAGWRVSFAFVGCLSVAFGIALSWLLSPSPSSSLSSSTSPSRSASLSSSPACLPKTVCGAEGCMQKAKRHAAALLSLGYVFRTPSFGVMLLLGVLNGMPRSALNFIVMFFQYCGLADWQASFTVSASWIAAMLVAPVVGRLGDKVHRLYPNKGRPVLAQLAILTRALLMFLVLSVVPKRASSFPLFLGLSTLIGFMAGWPGVGVNRPVLTEIVLPRHRATVFSLFSTMESIGSALLGAPVVGMLAQQAFGYTKPLRKHRSSSSSSPSSSPALLSLSSSSSPPPSVFSDGGAQGDSAFPPNPSEEEVNAEALGKALLCTTVGPWIASVFVYFLLHWTYTTDRVAANRRKEIEEREAEREAAARAPDSAVELGCLDARREGAEAGGAFTKWPDEAEEKQLGKTRGGYSVVATREMPSEEGSRWDTDEEDGETGGGGGQA; from the exons ATGGAGCGTCTCCCGCCTTCGATTTCGGCATCTacgcgttcttcgtctccgccaGCTTCGACTGTCGGggtttctcgcctctcgcccgACAAGCGTCGAATGTTCAATCCGCGGATTGATCTCCCCCCCGTCGACCCTTCGGacgtttcctcgctctcgtcggtctcttccttcgcatCTCCGCCGCGTCCTGTCGGCCGTAGTCTGCTTCCCTCATCCCCTGCCAATCCAAATCTCACTCTCTTCGACGATGCCGACGACTTCTCCGACTCCGACGAGGCGCTGCCTTCCTCACTGCCGTCGCGTCTCACCCGCCCCCGCTGCGTctccaggtgtacgtacagcgcGCGAGCCCTATCGGAGATGGTTCTCCCTCCTGTGACTGCCTCTCCTGGCGCCTCGCGGTTCGTTCTGTGCACCTTCTTCTACTCTTTTCTCCACGGCGCAACCGACCAGCTGCTGCCTGCAGCGTACAAAGCGTTGGAGGCTCAGCTCCACTTCTCACCCACGGTTCTCGGcagcgcttcctctctcgccagACTCGCGCATGCCTTCTGCTGCCCGCTCTGGGGGGTCGCCGTCGACGCTCTCAGCGGCCCAGCGTTCGGCCGCGGAGACGCTCGCCTTTCAGCTTCTCGGACGGCGCCTGCCTTTGCAGATCCCGACGCGAGCGACGGCCGAGATGGAACGGAACTCattctccgcgtctcctgcgtcggctggggtgtatgtacactcctcctcgcgctcctgACCCACGAATGGCAGCTGATGCCGCTGATGCTCGCCTCGGGCGTTTTGATGGCCGTGCTCGGCCCCGTTTCGCAGAAGATTCTCGGCGAACTGGTCTCGAGCGAAAAACGCGGAACTGCCTTTGGCAACATGAGTTTCTTTCAGAGCACAGGCCGCATGCTCGCTGTCATGCTCACCACTGGCCTCTCCGCGATGGTCTTCTCCGGCGTCGCA GGCTGGCGCGTCTCATTCGCCTTCGTCGGCTGCCTCTCGGTGGCCTTCGGCATTGCCCTCTCCTGGctgctttctccgtctccgtcttcttctctgtcttcttcgacttctccgtctcggtctgcttccctctcgtcttcgcctgcgtGTCTGCCAAAGACAGTCTGTGGAGCGgaaggctgcatgcagaaggcaAAAAGGCATGCAGCCGCGCTTTTGAGTCTCGGCTACGTCTTTCGGACCCCGAGCTTCGGTGTCATGCTCCTCCTC GGAGTGTTGAACGGGATGCCGAGGAGCGCGTTGAATTTCATCGTGATGTTTTTCCAGTACTGCGGCTTGGCGGACTGGCAAGCCTCGTTCACTGTCTCCGCGAGCTGGATAGCGGCGATGTTGGTCGCGCCCGTGGTGGGGCGTCTCGGAGACAAGGTGCACCGCTTGTATCCAAATAAAGGGCGGCCTGTGCTGGCCCAGCTGGCGATTCTGACGCGCGCGCTTCTCAtgtttctcgtcctctccgtAGTGCCGAAGCGCGCGAGCAGCTTTCCACTTTTCCTCGGTCTCTCCACCCTCATCGGCTTCATGGCAGGGTGGCCGGGGGTCGGCGTCAACAGGCCGGTTTTGACGGAGATCGTTCTGCCGAGACACCGCGCAACAGTCTTCAGTCTG TTTTCGACGATGGAGAGCATTggctctgctctccttgGAGCTCCCGTGGTAGGCATGCTGGCGCAGCAGGCGTTTGGGTACACGAAGCCGCTGCGGAAACACCgttcgtcctcctcttcttctccgtcgtcgtctcccgcgctcctttctctctcgtcctcttcgtcgcctccgccctctgttttctctgatGGAGGAGCGCAGGGCGACAGCGCGTTCCCTCCCAATccgagtgaagaagaggtgaATGCCGAGGCGCTTGGAAAGGCGCTTCTGTGTACGACGGTCGGCCCGTGGATCGCCTCCGTGTTCGTCTACTTTCTGCTGCACTGGACGTACACCACAGATCGCGTTGCTGCGAACCGACGCAAGGAaatcgaggaaagagaggctgAGCGCGAGGCAGCGGCGCGCGCGCCGGACAGCGCCGTCGAGCTGGGGTGTCTAGACGCCCGACGCGAGGGCGCGGAAGCGGGTGGAGCCTTCACGAAATGGCCTgacgaagcggaagagaagcagctggGGAAGACTCGAGGCGGCTACTCGGTTGTGGCGACTCGCGAAATGCCctcagaagaaggaagccgctgggacacagacgaagaggacggcGAGACTGGCGGTGGCGGAGGCCAAGCGTAG